The segment TTCGAAGCGATCGAAGACCGTACCTATGTTGCCTTGAGCCTGGCATTTCTGGGCGGCCTCGCATTAGCGTTACTAATTGGGCGGGCCAGCGCAAGCAAGGTAATCCTACCCCTGACTGAACTCGCCTCTGCAGTTCAGGATGAGCAGCGAGAGGAAAAGCTTCCCGGGCTCGATGCAGCCGACGAGATCGGCGTACTGGCCCGAGCAATCGAGGATCGCACCAACCAACTTAGCCGGGCCCTCCAGCGCGAGCGTTGGTTCACCGCTGACGTCAGTCATGAATTGCGTAATCCGCTGACGATCCTGCTCGGCGCCGCGGAAGTTCTGGGGCGGTGTTTGAAGGATTATCCCAAATTGCTGACGATAACCGAGCGTATTCGGCATAACGCTGCGGACATCGCGCAACAAATGAGCGCCTTGTTGGAGCTGGCGCGGGTGCCCGAGAGTGCTCACCCGTTCCGTGTAGCCTTGCGCCCGCTGATTGAGCAGGAACTGCAACGCTACCAACTGCTGCAGGAAAAGCCCTTGGCAATCGAGTTCATCTCGACTGAAGACGTGATGGTTCCCGCCATTCCGGAGCTGGTTGCTATCGCGGTAAGCCACCTCTTACACGATGCCGGCGTGCATGCTGAAAAAGGCGCAATAACGGTCCGGCTGAACTCCAGCGGCATCGTAATTGAGGGGCGCGCAATTGTGGCCGCTGATGCCGTCGAGATACATCCGGCCGATGGACTTGCCCGTGACCACGACGCCACCGGCTTGAGCTTGTCAATCGTCAAGCGCGTGGCTGACCATTTGGGGTGGTCGGTGCACTACACGACCGCATCCGCGGAAGTTTGCCGATACGTCCTGGCATTCGACCTTAAGCGCAGCGGAGCGTCGCCGAACACGCGCTCGAGCTGAAAAAGGCAAGTACACGCCAGAAGATTCTGGTCCATCGCTGTCGTCCATGACATCCCTGCCCTGCGAAGGACTGGAGGCAGCTAAGCCGCCAGGAGGCCGGACCAGTAGCGACGCCGCGCGGAGGCGCCCAAAGGGCGCAACACTCAGCGAAACGGCGCACGCTGGCAAATCTGATGTAGCCACCTGGCGGCAGGTAAGACAAAGACCAGAGGCGGCTCGGC is part of the Pseudomonas lalkuanensis genome and harbors:
- a CDS encoding sensor histidine kinase, whose product is MKNHNSIRVRMVAAFVLLAAIIGGVFAGSAFFVIEEIEKQLIDKRLVRVSELWTSGLNSTTQLQASDLSFFVGQQIPQTLQDLGPGTHELRLNGRTLHVLISEADGQRYAVVDDQSDFEAIEDRTYVALSLAFLGGLALALLIGRASASKVILPLTELASAVQDEQREEKLPGLDAADEIGVLARAIEDRTNQLSRALQRERWFTADVSHELRNPLTILLGAAEVLGRCLKDYPKLLTITERIRHNAADIAQQMSALLELARVPESAHPFRVALRPLIEQELQRYQLLQEKPLAIEFISTEDVMVPAIPELVAIAVSHLLHDAGVHAEKGAITVRLNSSGIVIEGRAIVAADAVEIHPADGLARDHDATGLSLSIVKRVADHLGWSVHYTTASAEVCRYVLAFDLKRSGASPNTRSS